Proteins from one Acidiphilium multivorum AIU301 genomic window:
- a CDS encoding bifunctional [glutamine synthetase] adenylyltransferase/[glutamine synthetase]-adenylyl-L-tyrosine phosphorylase, with protein sequence MNEFLALASGFPPPADTRAAASFVADFAAIGAAARRFADAAPGRALLDCLGGNAPHLANLALRESDIPPRVLAEGAGPVMDEALALLREADPLATRAAIGRILREVKRRAALAIALADLSGAWGVEQVTAALSDLADASIGLALRHLLRHLHERGTISLPDPADPERASRFAVLGMGKLGARELNYSSDIDLVLLFDPSSSVYRDDSQSAMARLARDLVPLLTERDADGMVFRVDLRLRPDPAATPPVVSLAAALSYYESQGRTWERAAFSKARPVAGDRDFGASFLEQIRPFIWRRNLDFAAVAEIHGMKRRIDQRRRDAPGRIAGRDVKLGRGGIREIEFIVQTLELVWGGHEPALRIPATLPALRALAAAGHLPRAAARDLAAAYRALRQVEHRLQMVEDRQTHTLPETEAGLARFATFMNMPDAARFAAWLDAVCETVNAIFADFFDTDPGSGKDGAPDPGESGAAPDAFAGQAQSLGFADPQHLAVRLRLWRNGTLPALRTARARELLDSIMPALLRALGRQTDPDLAFRRFDRMLERQSAGVSLLSLFQHNPALLDRLATVLGAAPPLADHLASHPGALDALLAPVARFTRPGPALRRLLRDAADLETALDTLRRFVRREEFHLAVATLERRIGADQASLWRTDLADAALAALLPRVMADFAARHGRVRGGRFAIVALGRVGAREMQPGSDLDLMLIYDHPPEAAAARLPPSQYFLRLAHALVAAITAPGAEGAIYAVDMRLRPSGNKGPVAVSLAAFRRYHAEEAWTWERLALTRARVLAATRGFAPVVDAEIRAALARDIPPATTCADTVAMRARLARDAPPAGPFDLKHRAGGMMELGFIAEALQLVHFRGAPSRFRQRTAEALAELEACGALDPAEAGALAAADRWYRAVQAMRRITGLADPRPDSPKSALAPILAAAGALDFDGIIATMEAQAAVVRTSFVRHLGDPRGITNPRGDTA encoded by the coding sequence ATGAACGAGTTCCTGGCGCTGGCTTCCGGATTTCCGCCCCCCGCCGACACGCGGGCCGCCGCGTCGTTCGTCGCGGATTTCGCCGCCATCGGCGCCGCCGCGCGGCGCTTCGCCGATGCGGCGCCGGGCCGCGCCCTGCTCGACTGTCTCGGCGGCAATGCCCCGCATCTCGCCAATCTCGCCCTGCGCGAGTCCGATATTCCGCCGCGCGTGCTCGCCGAGGGCGCCGGCCCGGTGATGGACGAGGCGCTGGCCCTGCTGCGCGAAGCCGACCCGCTCGCCACCCGCGCCGCGATCGGCCGCATCCTGCGCGAGGTCAAGCGCCGCGCAGCACTGGCCATCGCGCTGGCCGACCTGTCGGGCGCCTGGGGCGTCGAGCAGGTCACCGCCGCGCTGTCCGACCTTGCGGATGCCAGCATCGGCCTCGCACTGCGCCATCTGCTGCGTCATCTGCACGAGCGCGGCACCATAAGCCTGCCCGATCCGGCCGACCCCGAACGGGCTAGCCGCTTCGCCGTGCTGGGCATGGGCAAGCTCGGCGCGCGCGAGCTGAACTATTCGAGCGATATCGACCTCGTGCTGCTGTTCGATCCTTCATCTTCCGTTTACCGGGACGATTCGCAATCCGCCATGGCGCGCCTCGCGCGCGATCTCGTTCCGCTGCTCACCGAGCGCGATGCGGATGGCATGGTCTTCCGCGTCGATCTGCGCCTGCGCCCCGACCCCGCCGCCACCCCGCCGGTCGTCAGCCTCGCCGCCGCGCTCAGCTACTACGAAAGCCAGGGCCGCACCTGGGAGCGCGCCGCGTTTTCCAAGGCAAGGCCGGTCGCCGGTGACCGCGATTTCGGCGCATCCTTCCTCGAGCAGATTCGCCCCTTCATCTGGCGCCGCAATCTCGATTTTGCCGCCGTCGCCGAAATCCACGGAATGAAGCGGCGGATCGACCAGCGCCGGCGCGACGCTCCGGGCCGCATCGCCGGGCGCGACGTCAAGCTCGGCCGCGGCGGCATCCGCGAGATCGAGTTCATCGTGCAGACGCTGGAACTGGTCTGGGGCGGGCACGAGCCGGCGCTGCGCATCCCGGCGACGCTGCCGGCCCTGCGCGCGCTCGCCGCCGCCGGCCATCTGCCGCGCGCCGCCGCGCGCGACCTCGCCGCCGCCTATCGCGCGCTCCGCCAGGTCGAGCACCGGTTACAGATGGTCGAGGACCGCCAGACCCATACCCTGCCCGAAACCGAGGCCGGCCTCGCCCGCTTCGCCACCTTCATGAACATGCCAGATGCCGCGCGCTTCGCAGCATGGCTCGATGCGGTCTGCGAGACAGTGAACGCCATCTTCGCCGATTTTTTCGATACCGATCCCGGCAGTGGCAAAGACGGCGCGCCCGATCCCGGCGAGTCCGGCGCCGCTCCCGACGCGTTCGCCGGCCAGGCGCAGTCGCTCGGCTTCGCCGATCCGCAACATCTCGCGGTCAGGCTCCGCCTCTGGCGCAACGGCACGCTGCCAGCGCTGCGCACCGCCCGCGCCCGCGAACTGCTCGATTCGATCATGCCCGCGCTCCTGCGCGCCCTCGGCCGCCAGACCGACCCCGATCTCGCCTTCCGCCGGTTCGACCGGATGCTGGAACGCCAGAGCGCCGGCGTCAGCCTGCTCTCGCTGTTTCAGCACAACCCCGCACTGCTCGACCGGCTGGCGACCGTCCTCGGCGCTGCCCCGCCGCTCGCCGACCATCTCGCCAGCCATCCCGGCGCGCTCGATGCGCTGCTCGCCCCGGTTGCCCGCTTCACCCGCCCCGGCCCGGCGCTGCGCCGCCTGCTGCGCGACGCCGCCGATCTCGAAACCGCGCTCGACACGCTGCGCCGCTTCGTCCGGCGCGAGGAATTCCACCTCGCGGTCGCGACGCTGGAGCGCCGCATCGGCGCCGACCAGGCCTCGCTCTGGCGCACCGACCTCGCCGATGCCGCGCTGGCCGCGCTGCTGCCGCGGGTGATGGCCGATTTCGCCGCCCGCCACGGCCGGGTGCGGGGCGGGCGCTTCGCCATCGTCGCCCTCGGCCGCGTCGGCGCACGCGAGATGCAGCCCGGCTCCGATCTCGACCTGATGCTGATCTACGACCACCCGCCCGAAGCCGCCGCCGCCCGCCTGCCGCCCAGCCAGTATTTCCTGCGTCTCGCCCATGCGCTGGTCGCTGCCATCACCGCTCCCGGTGCCGAGGGGGCGATCTACGCGGTCGACATGCGGCTCCGCCCCTCCGGCAACAAGGGGCCGGTCGCCGTCTCGCTCGCCGCCTTCCGCCGCTACCACGCCGAGGAAGCCTGGACGTGGGAACGCCTGGCGCTGACCCGTGCGCGCGTGCTCGCCGCCACTCGCGGCTTCGCGCCGGTGGTCGATGCCGAAATCCGCGCCGCCCTTGCGCGCGATATCCCGCCCGCGACCACGTGCGCCGACACGGTGGCGATGCGCGCCCGCCTCGCGCGCGATGCGCCGCCCGCCGGCCCGTTCGACCTCAAGCACCGCGCCGGCGGCATGATGGAGCTCGGCTTCATCGCCGAGGCGCTGCAACTCGTCCATTTCCGCGGCGCGCCCTCGCGGTTCCGCCAGCGCACCGCCGAGGCGCTGGCGGAACTTGAGGCCTGCGGCGCGCTCGACCCCGCCGAGGCCGGCGCGCTCGCGGCGGCAGACCGCTGGTATCGCGCCGTGCAGGCCATGCGCCGCATCACCGGCCTCGCCGATCCCCG